In the Alphaproteobacteria bacterium genome, GCACAGTGTGTGCAGGTGTTCGCCAACATCGAGACGGCACTGAAGTCTTGCGGCGCAGGCTGGGCCAACGTCGTGGAGTTCACGACCTACATGGTGCACAGCCAGGACATCCCGAAGTTCATGACTTACCGAAAGCGTGAATTTCCGAAACTCTTCCCCAATGGGACCTATCCGCCCAACACGCTTTTGATGGTAGACCGTCTGGTACAGGAACCCTTCCTGGTCGAGGTCAAGACCATTGCGGCGCTCTAGTCTCTTCGCGGCGGCGACATTCGCGCTCCTCGCAACCTCCCCCGCGCTGGCGCAGCGCGCCGCCTGCCACAAGGGCGCGAGCTTCGAGCAGTGGCTCGATGCATTCAAGCGCGAGGCGGTCGCGCAGGGCGTGTC is a window encoding:
- a CDS encoding RidA family protein; protein product: MPEIKIFSPDVLGKPLGQYSQITRVKASEFLYIAGQLSTNREGQIIGADDFDAQCVQVFANIETALKSCGAGWANVVEFTTYMVHSQDIPKFMTYRKREFPKLFPNGTYPPNTLLMVDRLVQEPFLVEVKTIAAL